In a single window of the Homalodisca vitripennis isolate AUS2020 unplaced genomic scaffold, UT_GWSS_2.1 ScUCBcl_1990;HRSCAF=6301, whole genome shotgun sequence genome:
- the LOC124371796 gene encoding bromodomain-containing protein 7-like translates to MQSVGSLHPGRPEDRLHKKAKKKKKKKEKDKDKDRDKHDKKKKHHHKEKRKRLRDESSQDDVSVGEESLQEPPPSKRAAVDKTPDVGDTPMLGSPGSNREPRLCVQLLRQRQELMSAKSPLQKLLDNLQQSLEKKDPQQFFAWPVTDQIAPGYSQIIHQPMDFSTMHQKIEDNSYGTLKDYVDDFKQMCGNAMIYNHPETIYYKAAKRLLHAGLKLVCEEKLRALAVTSPWILQIPAHQLGVELGTGGIRGDSEREEEEEENASAGATGSSWTQLSP, encoded by the exons ATGCAGTCAGTAGGATCCTTGCATCCAGGAAGGCCGGAGGACAGACTTCACAAGAAAgctaagaagaagaaaaagaagaaggaaAAGGATAAAGACAAGGATAGAGACAAACATGAcaaaaagaaaaaacaccatCATAAG GAGAAACGGAAGAGGCTGCGAGATGAGTCCAGTCAGGATGATGTGAGTGTGGGTGAAGAGTCACTTCAGGAGCCGCCCCCATCTAAGAGAGCTGCCGTCGACAAAACACCAGATGTCGGGGACACTCCTA TGTTGGGCAGCCCTGGCAGTAACCGCGAGCCGCGTCTGTGCGTGCAGTTGCTGAGGCAGCGGCAGGAGCTGATGTCTGCTAAGAGTCCTCTCCAGAAGCTCCTGGATAACCTCCAGCAGAGCCTGGAGAAGAAAGACCCTCAGCAGTTTTTTGCTTGGCCTGTCACAGACCAGATCGCGCCCGGATACTCTCAGATCATCCACCAGCCGATGGACTTTAGCACTATGCACCAGAAGATAGAGGATAACAGCTACGGTACACTCAAGGACTATGTG GATGATTTCAAGCAGATGTGTGGGAATGCGATGATCTACAACCACCCAGAGACAATCTACTATAAGGCAGCCAAGCGTCTGTTACATGCGGGGCTCAAGCTGGTGTGTGAGGAGAAGTTACGTGCTCTGGCCGTTACGTCACCGTGGATACTACAGATACCAGCTCATCAACTGGGCGTGGAGTTGGGCACAGGTGGCATACGTGGCGACAGCGAAAGAGAAGAGGAAGAGGAGGAAAACGCCAGCGCCGGCGCAACCGGCTCGTCGTGGACCCAACTATCTCCCTGA
- the LOC124371795 gene encoding V-type proton ATPase subunit F-like, which produces MALHSGVKGKLIAVIGDEDTCVGFLLGGLGEINKNRHPNFMVTNKNTSVIEIEETFKRFIKRDDIDIILINQNVAELIRHTIDEYVQPIPAVLEIPSKDHPYDASKDSILRRAKGMFNPEDLQH; this is translated from the coding sequence ATGGCTTTACATTCTGGAGTAAAAGGAAAACTGATAGCAGTTATTGGTGATGAAGATACTTGTGTTGGTTTTTTGCTTGGTGGACTTGGGGAAATTAACAAAAACAGACATCCCAATTTCATGGTAACTAATAAAAACACCAGTGTCATTGAAATTGAAGAAACATTCAAGCGATTCATTAAAAGAGATGACATAGATATAATTCTGATTAACCAAAATGTGGCCGAGTTAATTCGTCACACTATTGATGAATATGTGCAACCCATTCCAGCTGTTTTGGAAATTCCCTCCAAAGATCATCCTTATGATGCTAGCAAAGACTCTATCCTGCGCAGAGCTAAGGGAATGTTCAATCCAGAAGATTTACAGCACTAA